A region of Sneathiella limimaris DNA encodes the following proteins:
- the cobW gene encoding cobalamin biosynthesis protein CobW produces the protein MQTKSEKIPATVITGFLGAGKTSLIRNLIENANGKRLALIINEFGDLGVDGEVLKGCGNENCDEDDILELANGCICCTVADDFLPTIQALLDRENRPDHIIVETSGLALPKPLVRAFGWPEVRTQVTVDGVVTVIDGPAYRDGLFAANPDAVQAQREADENLDHDSPLEELFEDQLNCADMILLNKSDMLSEEAIEQASSEIRAQVRPSVKIVKTSHGNLEASVLLGIGAAAEDDLDVRKSHHDSADDHEHDDFDSFVVDLPNPNSPDELLARLSNAIETHGILRAKGFIAVAGKDMRLVVQAVGNRIQHYYDREWREGEKQVSRLVIIGEHGLDEAAITALLKG, from the coding sequence ATGCAAACTAAAAGCGAAAAAATCCCCGCAACCGTCATCACTGGATTCTTGGGAGCAGGTAAAACCAGCCTTATTCGAAACTTGATTGAGAATGCCAATGGAAAAAGGCTAGCGCTCATCATCAATGAATTTGGAGATCTAGGCGTTGATGGTGAAGTCCTTAAAGGATGCGGGAACGAAAACTGCGATGAGGATGACATTCTGGAGCTTGCAAACGGTTGTATCTGCTGCACAGTTGCTGATGACTTTCTTCCGACTATTCAGGCCTTACTGGATCGGGAAAACCGCCCGGATCACATTATCGTTGAAACATCTGGCCTCGCTCTCCCCAAACCTTTGGTGCGTGCCTTTGGCTGGCCAGAAGTCAGGACCCAGGTCACGGTGGACGGCGTTGTTACGGTGATTGACGGACCTGCCTATCGCGATGGTTTGTTTGCCGCCAACCCTGACGCTGTTCAGGCTCAACGCGAAGCAGACGAAAATCTGGATCATGACAGCCCACTAGAGGAGCTTTTTGAAGATCAGCTCAATTGCGCGGATATGATATTGCTCAACAAGTCGGATATGCTCTCCGAAGAGGCAATTGAGCAAGCCTCCAGTGAAATTAGGGCTCAGGTTCGCCCTTCTGTGAAAATTGTCAAAACGAGCCATGGCAATTTGGAAGCAAGCGTCCTTTTGGGAATTGGCGCAGCCGCTGAAGATGATCTGGACGTTCGGAAATCTCATCATGATAGCGCTGATGATCATGAGCATGATGATTTCGACAGCTTTGTAGTTGATCTACCCAATCCAAACTCACCAGACGAATTATTGGCCCGCTTAAGCAATGCAATTGAAACTCATGGAATTCTCCGTGCGAAAGGCTTCATCGCAGTCGCCGGCAAGGACATGCGCCTCGTTGTTCAGGCGGTTGGCAATCGCATCCAGCATTACTACGACCGTGAGTGGCGGGAGGGCGAAAAGCAAGTTAGTCGACTGGTCATTATTGGTGAACATGGACTTGATGAAGCCGCAATCACTGCGCTGTTGAAAGGCTAG
- the cobO gene encoding cob(I)yrinic acid a,c-diamide adenosyltransferase: MTDKKLSPEELARANEKARKKKAARDKMLATKTIEKGLLIVHTGKGKGKSTAAFGLAARAIGNDMKVGIVQYVKGKWETGERKVLEAFPDQVEIHTMGEGFTWETQDRERDIRAAEKAWAKSKEMIEACRGEDPAFDMIVLDELNIVLRYDSLDLQEVVEFLKNKPENLHVVVTGRNAKEELIEIADLVTEMTQIKHPFRSGVKAQVGIEF, from the coding sequence ATGACAGATAAGAAACTCAGCCCGGAAGAACTGGCCAGAGCCAACGAAAAAGCCCGCAAGAAAAAGGCTGCCCGGGACAAAATGCTGGCCACTAAAACCATAGAAAAGGGTCTGCTAATCGTCCACACAGGTAAAGGCAAAGGCAAATCTACCGCGGCCTTTGGTCTTGCAGCCCGCGCTATCGGCAACGACATGAAAGTTGGTATCGTTCAGTATGTGAAAGGCAAATGGGAAACGGGAGAGAGAAAAGTTTTGGAAGCGTTCCCTGACCAGGTTGAAATCCATACCATGGGAGAAGGCTTTACATGGGAAACCCAGGATCGGGAAAGGGATATTCGTGCAGCTGAAAAAGCATGGGCCAAATCAAAAGAGATGATTGAAGCCTGCCGCGGTGAAGATCCGGCTTTTGATATGATCGTCCTCGACGAACTTAATATTGTTCTGCGCTATGACAGCCTGGATCTGCAGGAGGTCGTTGAATTTCTGAAAAACAAACCTGAAAACCTTCATGTGGTTGTCACGGGTCGAAATGCAAAAGAAGAGCTGATTGAAATAGCGGATCTGGTAACCGAAATGACCCAGATCAAACACCCCTTCCGCTCCGGTGTTAAAGCTCAGGTTGGGATTGAATTCTAA
- the cobD gene encoding threonine-phosphate decarboxylase CobD, with amino-acid sequence MTAGSYNRDIYHGGDIVRACAEYGGKEEDWLDLSTGINPIPYPLPAVSSTSWNRLPSSQLENNLLKVAKAYYQVPGHMDILAAPGTQILIQLLPEILKQRHVSVLSPTYAEHETCWQRVGAHVHRTTRLDDIPENTKALIVVSPNNPTGEIQNTEALIHWAKELKARDGILILDEAFVDPIGNSFLHQDCEGLPVIVLKSFGKFFGLAGLRLGFAIGPETIIQKLKELIGPWALNGPAMEIGAQALNDREWISKTRQRLANNEKRLRDLLQQNKFRIEGEARLFTYARHEKARSLFQHLCIQKILVRPFDHSPTHLRFGHPGREEDWQRLSEALHSFI; translated from the coding sequence ATGACCGCAGGAAGCTATAATCGAGACATATATCACGGCGGTGACATTGTCCGCGCCTGCGCCGAATATGGAGGAAAAGAAGAGGATTGGTTGGATCTTAGCACCGGTATCAATCCAATACCCTATCCTCTTCCTGCAGTTTCATCGACAAGTTGGAACAGACTTCCCTCCTCGCAACTGGAAAACAATCTTCTGAAAGTAGCGAAAGCCTATTATCAAGTTCCAGGGCATATGGACATTTTGGCGGCACCAGGCACACAGATCCTGATTCAGCTATTACCAGAAATTTTAAAACAACGACATGTGAGTGTCTTAAGCCCGACATATGCAGAGCATGAAACATGCTGGCAACGGGTGGGGGCACATGTGCACCGAACAACCAGACTTGATGATATCCCTGAAAACACAAAGGCTTTAATCGTTGTCTCCCCCAATAATCCAACAGGGGAAATTCAAAATACTGAAGCACTCATACACTGGGCTAAAGAGTTAAAAGCCAGAGATGGCATTCTCATCCTCGATGAAGCTTTTGTCGATCCAATCGGAAATTCTTTTCTACACCAGGATTGTGAGGGACTCCCTGTGATCGTTTTGAAATCCTTTGGAAAGTTTTTTGGGCTTGCTGGCCTTCGCCTTGGCTTTGCGATCGGACCAGAGACCATTATCCAGAAACTGAAGGAACTTATCGGTCCGTGGGCTTTAAATGGACCTGCCATGGAAATCGGGGCGCAAGCTCTAAACGATCGAGAATGGATTTCAAAAACACGTCAGCGACTCGCCAATAACGAGAAGCGCCTTCGTGATCTTCTTCAGCAAAACAAGTTCAGAATTGAAGGAGAGGCCCGGCTCTTTACGTATGCACGACATGAAAAAGCGAGAAGCCTATTTCAACACCTGTGCATACAAAAGATTTTGGTCCGGCCCTTTGATCACTCGCCCACTCATTTGCGGTTTGGCCATCCAGGTCGAGAGGAGGACTGGCAACGTTTGAGCGAAGCCCTTCATTCCTTCATTTAG
- the cobN gene encoding cobaltochelatase subunit CobN, translated as MHLLAATPGGISDGSEAVDLGQKPGDILFLSAADSELTSLSLAYEEMESPTASLRLANQMQLSHNLSVDIYVEDIVSNAKLVIIRLLGGVSYWPYGVEQITNCCRKHNIPLAFLPGDDQPDEELTGLNTLPREASHRLWQYLVQGGALNYQSFLSYAQYLLDQNTDWQEPRPLLNAGVYWPKSPSASLSNIQKHWVEGAPVVGLVFYRALFQANNLGPVDDLIEALQEKQLNPLPLYVSSLKDKISAEIVKTHFADHPPSVILNCTGFAVSNPGGVKKESPFDSANCPVFQVIFSGGNEEGWRDGLNGLSARDIAMNVALPEVDGRILSRAVSFKADAGFDPITQTNRVAYKSVPDRIEFMAELAASWARLKRTDPSERKVALILANYPNKNGRLGNGVGLDTPAGTIAVLEALQSNGYETGNIPENGNELVEDLLSGPTNDRGKDKVQISEIKLSLEQYLTHFRSLPANVQQQITDQWGAPEKDPFFLNGDFHLSLKQFGNVLVGIQPARGYNIDPVKTYHDPDLVPPHGYLAFYIWLRKTKDVHAIVHMGKHGNMEWLPGKALALSNSCFPEAVFGAIPHLYPFIVNDPGEGTQAKRRAAAVIIDHLTPPMTRAESYGPLADLERLVDEYYEAAGVDPRRLQLLRQQILELTQLSGIDQDCGIDPIDPEDEQLSKLDNYLCELKELQIRDGLHIFGISPRGQSLTDLLVALVRIPRLDGIGENQSLIRALASDLELGEEFDPLDCEMGSLWQGPKPKPLKTEGTWRSNGDTVERLEILASQLVDGKASPAPGWDATQKVLNYITETLRPMLISCGDQELQGLISGLNGEFVAPGPSGAPTRGRNDVLPTGRNFYSVDSRSVPTPTAWLLGWKSAERLIQHYRQENGSWPKTMILSAWGTSNMRTGGDDIAQALALMGVRPRWDKASNRVVGFEILPSSLLDRPRVDVTLRISGFFRDAFPQQMALFDSAVRAVAELDEDEKTNPLAARVQKDRDQLIEEGLSAEEATIKAGFRLFGSKPGAYGAGLQALIDEKGWETEADLARAYVAWGGYAYGAKSDGVAAHGIFETRLKSMDAVIHNQDNREHDILDSDDYYQFEGGATAAVRHLKGEQPHVYHNDHSRPESPKIRTLEDEIGRIVRARAANPKWIESVMKHGYKGAFEMSATVDYLFAFAATAKAVKDHHFDMLYDAYIMDESVRNFLEENNPDALKEMLDRFEEALNRGMWQPRRNSLKTDLMELRGEIVA; from the coding sequence ATGCATCTACTGGCGGCGACACCTGGTGGGATATCAGACGGTTCTGAAGCGGTCGACCTTGGCCAAAAGCCGGGTGATATCCTGTTTCTATCGGCGGCTGACAGTGAACTCACAAGTTTATCGCTGGCCTATGAGGAAATGGAGTCCCCAACGGCGTCCCTTCGCCTTGCCAATCAGATGCAGCTTTCTCACAATCTCAGCGTTGATATCTATGTGGAAGATATTGTCAGCAACGCCAAACTGGTCATCATCCGCCTGCTAGGCGGCGTTAGTTACTGGCCTTACGGGGTTGAGCAAATCACCAATTGCTGCCGTAAGCACAACATTCCTCTTGCCTTTCTTCCGGGTGATGATCAACCGGATGAAGAGCTAACCGGTCTCAACACTCTCCCGCGGGAAGCCTCACATCGCCTTTGGCAATATTTGGTTCAGGGAGGTGCTCTCAACTATCAATCCTTCCTGAGCTATGCGCAGTACTTGCTCGATCAAAATACCGACTGGCAGGAACCGAGACCTCTTCTGAACGCTGGCGTGTATTGGCCAAAATCACCATCAGCCAGCCTCAGCAATATACAAAAACATTGGGTCGAAGGCGCGCCAGTTGTCGGGCTAGTGTTCTATCGAGCCCTGTTTCAGGCGAATAATTTAGGGCCAGTGGATGATCTGATTGAAGCCTTGCAGGAAAAGCAGCTTAATCCCCTACCCCTCTATGTCTCCAGCCTGAAAGACAAAATATCAGCTGAAATTGTTAAAACTCATTTCGCGGATCATCCCCCGTCAGTCATTCTCAACTGCACTGGTTTCGCGGTCAGCAATCCTGGAGGGGTCAAAAAGGAAAGCCCCTTCGATTCCGCAAATTGCCCGGTATTTCAGGTCATCTTTTCTGGCGGCAATGAAGAAGGTTGGCGAGATGGCTTAAACGGGTTATCCGCCCGCGACATTGCAATGAATGTTGCCTTGCCGGAGGTTGATGGCCGGATTTTGTCCCGTGCAGTATCCTTTAAGGCCGATGCAGGTTTTGACCCCATAACCCAGACCAACAGGGTCGCGTATAAATCTGTTCCTGATCGAATTGAGTTTATGGCTGAGTTGGCTGCAAGTTGGGCTCGCCTGAAACGGACAGATCCATCAGAACGAAAAGTGGCGCTGATCCTCGCCAACTATCCCAACAAAAACGGACGCCTTGGAAATGGGGTTGGCTTGGATACACCTGCTGGCACAATCGCCGTTCTAGAGGCACTCCAAAGCAATGGTTATGAGACAGGAAATATTCCCGAAAACGGTAACGAACTAGTCGAGGATTTGCTCAGCGGTCCCACGAATGATCGCGGGAAAGACAAGGTTCAGATCAGCGAGATTAAACTGAGCCTCGAACAATATCTTACTCATTTCAGATCCCTTCCGGCCAATGTTCAACAGCAGATAACCGACCAATGGGGAGCGCCTGAAAAAGATCCCTTCTTCTTAAACGGAGATTTTCATCTTTCATTGAAGCAATTTGGAAATGTATTGGTGGGTATTCAGCCCGCGCGCGGCTACAATATTGATCCTGTTAAAACATACCACGACCCAGATCTGGTTCCACCGCACGGTTATCTGGCCTTCTATATTTGGCTTCGGAAAACTAAAGATGTACATGCCATCGTTCATATGGGTAAGCATGGCAATATGGAGTGGTTACCGGGCAAGGCGCTAGCCCTCTCCAACAGCTGTTTTCCAGAGGCTGTATTTGGGGCTATCCCTCATCTTTATCCTTTCATTGTGAATGATCCTGGGGAAGGAACGCAGGCCAAGCGCAGAGCTGCTGCTGTCATCATCGACCATCTGACACCCCCTATGACCCGCGCTGAGAGTTATGGCCCGCTTGCTGATTTGGAACGACTGGTGGATGAATATTATGAAGCGGCTGGGGTCGATCCTCGCCGCCTACAACTCCTTCGTCAGCAAATCCTGGAACTTACTCAACTCAGTGGGATTGATCAGGACTGCGGGATCGATCCCATCGACCCCGAAGATGAACAACTCTCCAAACTGGACAATTATCTGTGTGAGTTGAAAGAGCTGCAAATTCGCGATGGCCTTCATATATTTGGCATCTCACCTCGTGGTCAATCTCTCACCGATCTACTTGTTGCCCTGGTCCGCATTCCACGCCTTGACGGCATCGGAGAAAATCAGTCGTTGATCCGCGCACTTGCGAGTGACTTGGAACTCGGCGAAGAGTTTGATCCTCTTGATTGTGAGATGGGTTCCCTGTGGCAAGGGCCAAAACCGAAGCCTCTGAAAACTGAAGGCACATGGCGGAGCAATGGCGACACTGTTGAGCGTCTTGAGATCCTCGCCAGCCAGCTGGTTGATGGAAAAGCCAGTCCAGCCCCAGGATGGGACGCGACACAAAAAGTTCTAAATTATATCACGGAGACCCTTCGGCCCATGCTGATCTCCTGCGGAGATCAGGAGCTGCAAGGTCTCATCTCTGGCCTTAACGGTGAGTTTGTTGCCCCTGGTCCATCTGGCGCACCAACGCGTGGGCGCAATGACGTTCTGCCTACGGGACGAAATTTCTACTCTGTTGACAGTCGATCTGTCCCAACGCCAACGGCCTGGTTACTCGGTTGGAAGTCTGCTGAAAGACTGATCCAGCATTATCGACAGGAAAACGGAAGCTGGCCCAAAACGATGATTTTGAGTGCGTGGGGGACTTCCAACATGCGGACTGGCGGTGATGATATTGCTCAAGCCCTTGCGCTTATGGGAGTTCGGCCACGGTGGGATAAAGCCTCAAATAGAGTTGTAGGGTTTGAAATCCTGCCATCCTCCCTTCTGGACCGACCCCGGGTAGATGTCACTCTTCGGATCTCTGGCTTCTTCCGCGATGCCTTCCCCCAACAAATGGCTCTCTTTGATAGTGCCGTACGGGCTGTCGCGGAACTTGATGAAGATGAAAAAACCAATCCTCTTGCGGCCAGGGTTCAAAAAGACCGCGATCAGTTAATTGAGGAAGGACTTTCAGCAGAAGAAGCCACCATAAAAGCCGGCTTTAGATTGTTTGGATCTAAACCGGGTGCCTACGGAGCTGGTTTACAAGCGCTTATTGATGAAAAAGGCTGGGAGACTGAGGCCGATCTGGCTCGGGCTTATGTCGCTTGGGGCGGCTACGCTTATGGGGCGAAATCTGACGGTGTTGCTGCACATGGCATATTTGAAACGCGCCTCAAATCCATGGATGCTGTCATTCACAATCAAGACAACCGGGAACATGATATTCTGGATAGTGATGACTATTACCAGTTTGAAGGGGGTGCGACCGCTGCAGTGCGCCACCTAAAAGGTGAACAGCCTCACGTGTATCACAATGATCACTCCCGACCCGAAAGTCCAAAAATCAGAACGTTGGAGGATGAAATCGGTCGGATCGTCCGCGCCCGGGCAGCAAACCCGAAATGGATCGAAAGTGTGATGAAGCACGGCTACAAAGGCGCTTTTGAAATGAGTGCAACTGTCGATTATCTATTTGCTTTCGCAGCCACCGCCAAAGCGGTTAAAGATCATCATTTCGATATGCTTTACGATGCCTACATCATGGATGAATCTGTTCGGAATTTCCTGGAGGAAAATAATCCTGATGCGCTCAAAGAAATGCTCGATAGATTTGAAGAAGCTTTAAACAGAGGTATGTGGCAACCACGCCGAAACAGCCTAAAGACAGATCTGATGGAACTCAGAGGGGAGATTGTGGCATGA
- a CDS encoding VOC family protein translates to MPPFHLAFPVLNIEDTRRFYVDLLGCIVGREAEKWIDFNFFGHQISAHVKPEQCDGARTNEVDGDNVPVRHFGAVLDWSDWEELRDKVAASDVPFLIEPRIRFEGQAGEQGIFFLQDPSGNAMEFKTFKDMASLFDRG, encoded by the coding sequence ATGCCCCCATTTCATCTCGCATTTCCTGTCTTGAATATTGAAGATACGCGGCGATTTTATGTAGATCTGCTGGGTTGCATTGTCGGGCGAGAAGCTGAAAAGTGGATAGATTTCAACTTTTTCGGCCACCAGATCTCTGCTCATGTGAAGCCCGAACAATGTGATGGAGCTCGGACGAATGAGGTGGATGGAGATAATGTCCCTGTCCGTCATTTTGGGGCTGTTCTGGATTGGTCAGATTGGGAAGAATTAAGGGACAAGGTTGCGGCGTCGGATGTTCCGTTTTTGATTGAACCAAGAATCCGCTTTGAAGGTCAGGCAGGGGAACAAGGCATTTTCTTCTTGCAGGACCCTTCCGGTAACGCGATGGAGTTCAAAACATTCAAGGATATGGCAAGTCTTTTTGATCGCGGCTAA